Genomic window (Thermostichus vulcanus str. 'Rupite'):
CCTGTAACCGCGATCCTGAACCAACCATGGCGTCTCGGAAGCAGCATGACCAGCGTACCTATCGAATCGAATTCAAAATACACACGTACTGCTATGTCACCGATTAGTTTTGTCAGTCAACCAGGGATCAGGCTCATCAACAGGTGGGTTTGACGGGGGGCAGTCCTTCTGACTGGTGGGTGATCGTGCTGGCGGATGGAGACAGTATGGGTAAGTATGTCAATGGATCCCGGCTCCATTTTTATGAAAACTACCTGCCTGAAGATGTTGCTGATCAGTTGAAGAAGAAGGGCCCTGAATGGGAAGAGCTTTTGAAGCATGTCAAAAAGCGCATGGGGCCGGCTACCCATGTGGGCCTTAATCGGGCATTGTTGGATTTCTCCAATCGCCTGGTTCCCTACCTTACCGAGAAACGCTTCTGTGGTCGGGTGGTTTACAGCGGTGGGGATGATGTCATGGCTTTGCTTCCTCTAGAGGATTTGCCTGAGTATCTCCTCTCTCTGCGAGCGGCCTGGTGTGGAAAACCGGATCCCAAAGGTGAGTTCAGATCTGAAGGAGGGTTTTGGCATCCGCCTCTGGATAAATCTCTTTCAGGCTTACCCAATCGACCACTCTTTACCATGGGCGAAGGCGCCACCATGAGCATCGGGGTGGTGATCGCCAACAAAGGGATCCCGCTGCCCACGGTCTTGGAAAATCTCTGGGAGGCTGAGAAGAATCGGGCCAAGAAGATCCCTTGTAAAGATGGTCTCTGTTTTCGGGTGATCTACCAGTCGGGCAATACCCTGGAGGCCTTGATGAAGGGTGAATTGCTGGAGAAGTGGTGGGGCTGGTTACAACAGGGACCCACTTTGGATCTTGGGCCTGTATTGCACCGTCTGGCGGAGGAGTTACCGCAACGCTGTGTGGTCTCCGAACATAATCGGCTATTCCAACTAGCGGCCACCACCATCTTGGCTCGACGGGATCGCTCTGAAGAGCTGAAAAAAGAGATTCTGGATCCCTTGGTGAGTTGGTTGAATGACTGGGAGAAGTGGGTTCTGAAACAACCTCCTTCTCAAGAATCTACACCGCTTGGCACCACCCCTGCAGATTTGGGTAATCTTCTGAGATTCTCTGCATTCTGGGTGGATAAGAAAAGACAGCGAGATCAATGGATCCAGTCTTAAATCACTGCAATTTTTTCCAGAGGTCGATATGCAAATTCAAGACCAAGTTAAACTTCGAAACATCCATCTATGGAGCGTTGAGGACTACCATCACAAGATCGAGAATGGTCTGTTGACTCATGACGATCGAGTGGAATTGCTAGAAGGAATTGTTTCACATAGGTCACCCAAAGGAGTTAGTCATGTCATCATTAGTCGCTGGATAGCTGAGCAATTTAGAGAGAGGTTAGGAGAGGGATATTATCTAATAACTCAGGATCCGATTACTCTGGCTGAGCAGGCATCCGAGCCTGAACCCGATATTACGATTGTCAGAGGATCGATGTTCGACTACATAGAACACCATCCCTATCCCGAAGATATTCTACTTGTGATCGAAGTTGCAGACTCTAGTATTGAGATCGACAAGAAAATTAAGATGCCTATTTATGCAAAGCCCAGAATTCAAGACTACTGGGTGGTTGATATCAAGACTAAAGAGATCACGATCTATAGACAACCTCTAGAGGATTCCTATCAGCAGGTACAGGTGGCTAAAGAACATGACATACTTGGCCCTCTAGCTTTGCCTGAAATTACCTTTCAAGTCAAAGATTTATTTCCACAAGGTACGTAACTCTCATGTCTGAAATCCAACTTGCAACCCTACACTGGTACGCACTAGATCCTATCGATGTCTTACTCTTCCGCGAGAGCAAGCCGTTCTCTCCTGGGGAAGGATCCTGGGCCAAGGGATTATTCCCGCCTATGCCTACGACGATCTTTCAAGCCCTGAGATCTGCCTTACTCTATACCCCAAACACTCCAAAAAAGGAACGACATCTCAGATTTCTGGGGCCATTCCTCTTAGACCAAGAGAATACCCTTTGGTTGCCTACTCCTAAGGATCTGCTGGCCATGGGGCACTACGATCCCAATGCTGATCCGGCTCAGATCGATGACACGCCAGAAGAACTTGCTGAGGGGGACAAGTACCAACGGTTGCAACCCGTCCAGGAGGATCATTGGAAACATATTCAATGGGATGATCAGAACCTTCCGCCTCTGGTGCCCCCTCCCCTAGAGGAAGGAGAGTACATTAAGGGCCGCCCACAGCCCTGGATCCGAGCCTCAGCGTTGAGTGCTTATCTGGAAGGACAGCTTCCCCAGTCCTCTGATTTTCAGGGGGATCCCTGGGATACCCAGGTGCTGCCTCACATCGATATCCAGCCCGACACCCGCCAGGTGAAAGATGAGGCAGGTTACTTCACTGAGGTAGCGATCCGTCTGCGTCCTGGGTGGCGACTGGCTGCTGCCATTAGTACCCGGATCCCGTCCACGACCGTTCGTTTGGGGGGAGAGGGGCATCGAGCGCTGGTTGCACCTCTTGAAAACTGGGATCCCGGCATCGATTGGGATCGGTTCCGGGAAAGGACAGGATCGGTTGCCTATCTGCTCACTCCGGGTTTGGCCCAGGCTGAGGAGGCAGCCCCGATCTACCAGGCTTATCCTTCCCAGTGGCAGCCTCACTTGGCAGGATGTGCCACGGATCGGGCTTTGCTCTGGGGTGGGATTTCGGCGATCCGGCGGCGGCAGCAGGACAGTGAGCAGAGTGAGAAGGCCGACTTTGCTCTCTTGCCCCAACGGGCCTTCATTCCTGCTGGCACGGTGTATCACTTCAAACAGGATCCGCCGCCGCCACTCAGGCAGCTACTGGGCAACCCATGTGCTCAGTTTCAGACCTTTGAATCTTTGAATTACGGAACACTTTTGTGGGGAAAATGACATGACTCAACCTGACTTTCGAGTTGGCTATCTTTACAGCCTTGCTCCTATCCACTGTGGCGGAGAGGGAGATCTGGGAAATATCCTGGAGATTGCTCGTGAAGCTCACACCAACTTTCCTTATGTCCCCGGCTCTTCGTTACGAGGAAGCCTACGAAATGAAGTAACGCTTCAAGATCCAGATATTGCCGATACTCTGTTTGGGCGGGAACTCCAAAAAGATAGTCAAATGGGAGTTCACCAGGTCTGGTTTGGTGATGCACGTCTCCTATGGATGCCGATGCGCACCATGTCTTTGAAGGGGGGAGGGCCTGTTTTCTGTTGGGTGAGCTGTCATTCCCTACTTCGAGATCATGCGCTGGTATCTCGCAAATCCCTGCCAGCCTTTCCTGACCATCCAATCGGAACCAGACCGGGACGATACATCGTTGCAGATGCTGAGGTTGAGGTGAGCGAGATACCTTCAAATCAGTCTTTTGAGCTGAGTGGAGAGTGGCCAGAGGTTTTGGATGGGGATACAAAGTCAACCTGGACTAAGAATCGGATCATTCTTCCTGATGCAGATTTCCAGATCCTAATGGAACACTCCCTCTGGACTCAGATCCGTAACAAGATTCAGGAGGATAGCGAAGGAGCAAACCAAGCAGGATCAGCAGAGGTTTTCTGGACAGATGTGTGTATCCCTCGTGACACTATCCTTTATTTTGCTTGGGGATACAGCCCCCTTCCCAATCAACAAGATCTCACGCATGAACATAAAAAATTACTTGATGTACTCCAAGGTCTGTTCCAAGTGGGAGGACAGGCCAATGTCGGGCGGGGTTGGGTACAGGGATGGGTATCCAAAATCGAAGCCCCAGTAATTAAGAACACTCTTAAAACCGCTACAGGAGTCAACTAATGTCTAAGTACAAAAACCAAGGGTATCCCAGACCAACTCCTCCCAATCCTCAAACTAAGCAGGGAAATTCACCACTTCTGAACCCAGTAAGCAACCAGCCTACCTCAACAGCCAAGAATGCGTCCCTGGTTCGTCCAGAACACATGAGCCTACTGGCCCATCAACACATCCAGAGCTATATGCAATCTCAAGGCTCTGAGAAGCTCACTCAGGATGACCTCACAGCAGTTCTCCGTCTATCCCAACATTTGCGCGTGTTTGGGCTGTTGTCAGCAGCAGGGTATGTCAATCAGTCTAACCAGCAGGCAGGCAAAGTTCGTGAGCGTACCGTACCCGTATGGACTGTCTTGCTCGGTCAACTAGTGAGTGAGCAGGACAAGCTACCCCCTAGAGAATTAATGAGAATCATCCAAGAGAAAGCTACTGAAAGCCCCACTGAATATCTTGCGCTATGGCGAAGGGCATTGAACCTCGCGAATCACTGGAATTTCTGGGCACGAGCCTATCAGGAGTAAGCAATGTACACAGGCCCTCGTCTAATTGAGCTATTGGCTCAACAGCATCAAAAGCGATCAACAAACCTTTTTCGACAGGGAACTTTTACCTTGCGCTGGCGAGCCAAAGTCGGATCCTATCCCCACCCCGATGTTGAGACATTAGTCTCCGCTGGAGAGCCTGCTGGCCCATGGGTTCCAGAAAGAGGTCGTCCGGAGGATAAGCGCAATGTTGGCGATAACTGGGATCTTCTGCCTAAGCTACCCCTCAATGGGTATATTCCTGGATCCTCTATCAGAGGAATTGTCCGGGCTTGGGCAAAACAACGACCTGAACGCATAGCCAGAATGGAAGAGCTCTTGGGCGTTCAGAAGGGAAGTACTATCTCAGCAGGCAAGATACAATTTCTCGATGCCTGGCCTTTAGAACCCACACCCTTAAGCCTAGATATCGTCAATCCTCAGCAAAACTTCCAGGTATTTCATGAAGGTCAGGGTACTCCTTTATCTCTCTATACACTAGGCGATGGACGGGATCCCATCCCATTCCTCGTAGCTATTCAGGGAATTCCTGGGGCAACTGAGGAGGAAGTGAATGAAGTATGGTCCTGGGTTCAACAAGCTCTAAAAGTCTTGGGGGTAGGTAGCCGCACTGCCTCGGGGTATGGGCGGATCCTGGTTCCTGGATTTGGATCCAGGCAATTCGCCGAAGGGGTGTCAGAAAGCCTCTTGAGATTCACTCTCTCTAGCCAGGGCAATGCAGGCCCAGACATGAGGACTCTAGAACTCCGGCCTTCCCACTGGCGGGGATGGCTACGCTCCTGGGCCTTGCGCTTCTTCCTAGGGGTCATGACGAGAGAAAATGCTCTGAAGACTGTAGGGGAGCTTTTTGGAACTCTGGAGCCTGAGTCTCACAAAGGCTGCGTGCGACTGGAAATGATCCAGGGAGATCCATGGGGAAGTAGATCGAGAAATTCTCCACTCTTCTACTCATGGAAGGGTGAACTCAGAGTTGAGGCTCCCAAAGAGATCTTTATGGGCATCCTCTTGCCAATCATCCGAGTAGCGGTGATGACAGGCGGAGTAGGCCGGGGTTGGCGCAGACCTCTACACCTCTTCATGATGGAAAGAAGAGGAGGAGATCCCATTCCTGCATCCCGTGGGAGTCACCTAACGCTGGATATCAAAATCAAGGGTGAATTCAAAAAAGTTGGTATATCCCTTGATCCAGCAAAATGGGATGAACTGTACCAGGGATGGTACCAAAAGGTTGAGCAGCTTTGGCCTGAGCGATTATTAACGGGATCCCAGAATCCTAACTATGAGGCATTCTCGCCAAGTAGTTGTGCTGTTTTCGCTGTCCCAGGCCCTGATCAGGATCCGATCGAAAGTTCAGATGACAGTTCAGACTCAAAATGGGTGGATCCCAATGATGTGGCGAGTACCCGAGGAGATGGAATGGAGCTGGTTTACCGAAGCGACCAAACCAGAAACTACAAGCGCAACCCTGATCTTGGCGGAAACGCTGCACAGGGTAACGCCCATTGTTCCTGGGTAAGCATTAGGAGGCACAAAATCAGGCATAAACAAGCTGATACCCAGTGCCAGGAAGTGGTCTGCCTATTTATGGGAGGTGTCCAAGCGAGTAGTCAGCATGTGCG
Coding sequences:
- the cas10 gene encoding type III-B CRISPR-associated protein Cas10/Cmr2; its protein translation is MGLTGGSPSDWWVIVLADGDSMGKYVNGSRLHFYENYLPEDVADQLKKKGPEWEELLKHVKKRMGPATHVGLNRALLDFSNRLVPYLTEKRFCGRVVYSGGDDVMALLPLEDLPEYLLSLRAAWCGKPDPKGEFRSEGGFWHPPLDKSLSGLPNRPLFTMGEGATMSIGVVIANKGIPLPTVLENLWEAEKNRAKKIPCKDGLCFRVIYQSGNTLEALMKGELLEKWWGWLQQGPTLDLGPVLHRLAEELPQRCVVSEHNRLFQLAATTILARRDRSEELKKEILDPLVSWLNDWEKWVLKQPPSQESTPLGTTPADLGNLLRFSAFWVDKKRQRDQWIQS
- a CDS encoding RAMP superfamily CRISPR-associated protein — translated: MTQPDFRVGYLYSLAPIHCGGEGDLGNILEIAREAHTNFPYVPGSSLRGSLRNEVTLQDPDIADTLFGRELQKDSQMGVHQVWFGDARLLWMPMRTMSLKGGGPVFCWVSCHSLLRDHALVSRKSLPAFPDHPIGTRPGRYIVADAEVEVSEIPSNQSFELSGEWPEVLDGDTKSTWTKNRIILPDADFQILMEHSLWTQIRNKIQEDSEGANQAGSAEVFWTDVCIPRDTILYFAWGYSPLPNQQDLTHEHKKLLDVLQGLFQVGGQANVGRGWVQGWVSKIEAPVIKNTLKTATGVN
- a CDS encoding type III-B CRISPR module-associated Cmr3 family protein, coding for MSEIQLATLHWYALDPIDVLLFRESKPFSPGEGSWAKGLFPPMPTTIFQALRSALLYTPNTPKKERHLRFLGPFLLDQENTLWLPTPKDLLAMGHYDPNADPAQIDDTPEELAEGDKYQRLQPVQEDHWKHIQWDDQNLPPLVPPPLEEGEYIKGRPQPWIRASALSAYLEGQLPQSSDFQGDPWDTQVLPHIDIQPDTRQVKDEAGYFTEVAIRLRPGWRLAAAISTRIPSTTVRLGGEGHRALVAPLENWDPGIDWDRFRERTGSVAYLLTPGLAQAEEAAPIYQAYPSQWQPHLAGCATDRALLWGGISAIRRRQQDSEQSEKADFALLPQRAFIPAGTVYHFKQDPPPPLRQLLGNPCAQFQTFESLNYGTLLWGK
- a CDS encoding Uma2 family endonuclease, giving the protein MQIQDQVKLRNIHLWSVEDYHHKIENGLLTHDDRVELLEGIVSHRSPKGVSHVIISRWIAEQFRERLGEGYYLITQDPITLAEQASEPEPDITIVRGSMFDYIEHHPYPEDILLVIEVADSSIEIDKKIKMPIYAKPRIQDYWVVDIKTKEITIYRQPLEDSYQQVQVAKEHDILGPLALPEITFQVKDLFPQGT